From the Triticum urartu cultivar G1812 chromosome 4, Tu2.1, whole genome shotgun sequence genome, the window CTATAACGCTAGTGGTTGGGGCGTCACCCTATGGTGTTGCTTGAGGGAAAGTTATGCACATGTTTGCATTTAAAAAATAGACGGAGTCCTCGCCTTCATCTAGGAAAACATTTTAAAAAATTCTCACCTTCATCtagaaaaagaagaaagaaaataaaaaacatCAACGCAGCCTACCAGGAAGGGCCACTTTTGCTTAGCTCTTCATTTAAAAAAATGTGTGGGGTCATCATCTCCATGTAAAAAACATTTAAAAAATGCCTCATCTTCATCTAAAAATAATATTCCAAAAGCTTTTTCACCGTCACCTACCAGTTTGCGCCACATGGCATAGCTGGTTGGCCGCTCTTCACACGGCGTTTAATGAGTTTAATAATGTGTGTTGTTTATACGGTGACTTCCATGGACACACCACACACAGAGATATGACAATTCTACTCATCACAACAAAAAAGAAAATTAAACTACTAAAACAATGGACGCGCAGGCTAGAAGGAAGCTACAAATGGCAGTGTCATTTTGCAATCAAGCACAAAGTGTCCGTATGATTTGTGGATGTAAAGTGTTGGAAGGGAGAGAGGGTTTTGGTGGAATTGTCGTTTTATTGCTTGAGTCtcatgggcatatatataggagtataTGATCATCTTGGAGTACAAGGCAAGGTAGAATAATATCCTACGCTATCCTAGCTTTTCTAATAATCACGATACTCAACATCCCCCCGcagtcacaacggtagcgacgcaGACGGTGAGACTGGAGGAGAATCCGAAGGCAAGCCGACGGACACCCCCCCACAGTCGTAATGGTCGACGCATCGCGGAGTCGTGGCTGGAGTAGAAACCAACGAGGTTGCTCAAGCAGGCGGTAGTCCTTTGTGCCGTTTGTCGATGTAGCCGAGAGCCGAGGGTGGTGtagccgtggtcgaggtagccgCGCGTAGAATgtcgtggtcgatgtcgagtcggggAGCTGGTGTCGAGGATGTCGCCGTGGAGCCGCGGGCGCAAGAGCGCGCCGAGTTAGCATGGGCGCAGTGGTGTCGAAGTAGTGGTGTGCCGGGAAGAAGACGTTGTTGACGACGCGTCGCGGCGGGTTTGCCAAGCCCGGGGACACATCGTAGACGAAGGCACACACCGGTGTTGtcagcaccgggcatgcgtagacggACGAAGACAAAGTTGACGAAGCGCCACACCAGGCTTGCCAGGCTCGGGGAAACATCATGGACGAAGGCACGCagcggtgttgccagcaccgggcatgcaTAGACGAGGACCTGCACAAGTTGTACGCCATGCCGGAGGAGTCGAAGAGGCCAGCAAAGAAGGACTCGACGACGGTTGTGGCGTCAATCAGCGCGGAGCCAATGTCGCCTGCGGTTGTCGGAGTAGACGAAATGGTCGGGGTAGATGACGGCGACGCTGGCGACGGGCCGGTGCTGGACGAAGACGAAGGAGGTGGACGGGCGGCGGCTGCGTGGGTAGCGGCGGCGACTATGTgggtagcggcggcggcggagcccggcgacggtgctcgaagtaggcgaAGAACCCGACAACATGACGAAGACCGGCGCGGACGATGGCGTTCCCGCGTCATGGGAGGTGGCGCGACGCATATCACGGAAAGTCAACGCGCGTGGACGACGAAGTGGACGGTGGGCCGCCGcactacggcccgaaggggcgacacAGCGGCGGTGGGCAGGTCGGGGTGATGGCGGGAAGACCTCGGGGCGGCGGCAGGGACCGCGGGCCGCGGCGCGACAAGCCGAAGGGGCGGCGCGCGGAGAAGCGTGGGTCGGTGCAACCGCGGGGACGGCCTCTGGACGGCGGCGTGGACCGCGTGCCACGCTCGCTACGGCCCGACGGGGCGACGCAGTGGCGGCGCGAGGGTCGGTGCTGCCATGGGGACGACCTGGAGCGGACGGTCTCTGGGCGGCGGTGGACCGCGGGCCGTGGTACTACGGCCCAAAGGGGCGACGCAACGGTAACGCGGGTCGGTGCAGCTGGGAGAAGAAccacggggcggcggcgcagCGGCCCGACGGGACGACGTAGCGGCAGCCCATTGCTCGATCGGTAGAAGGGCGCACTGAACTCGGGACGGTCTTCACGGGGCCTGTGGAGGCGCGCGCAACCGACGGGCCAGGTCAGTCGCACGGCGTAGATGAGCGGATCGCGGCGGCGGGCGGGTGATCAATCCGATCACGCGCGAGGTTGGAGACGCCGCTCGGTggaggcgcggtggcggcggagtcCAAGATGaagccggcggcggcgggcggctaTGATTGGCCGCCACATGGCGCGAGGCCACCGGGTCGGGATGATGCAGGTGTCCCGGTCGGAGCAGGGCGGTGACGGCCGACGTAGATCGACGGGCGGGCACGAAGGGCGGTGGTGTAGAGCCGCCGCATGACGCGAGGCCGTCGGGTCGAGGCGACTGGCGAGCCGACGCAAGGACGCCGCGCAAGGCCGCCGGGTCGTGGCGACCGACGGGCAGACGCGCGGACGACGTGCAAGGCCGTCGGGTCGGTGAAGAAGCCGGTCGATCGCGCCAGTGTTGGAGTAGAGGCGCACGGGATCGACGACGGCAATGGGCGACGCAAACCAGATCACATAGACCGGAAAACCAAAAAAGAGACGCTGATCAAAGCGACCGGCGAGAGAGAGAAAACCCGGATCAAAGGATCGGGGAAAAAGACTCTCTAGGGCAGACGACCAACACGGCCGGCGGACGAACTCTAGGTACAGGTGGCGCGGCCCCGGCGACGGTCATGGAGGCCGACCGCCCCGTGGGCGGCGCGCGGGTGCGGAAGCGGCGTCTGCTAGGGTTTAGGATCGGCTTGCGATAGATAtcatgttagaagggagagagggtTTCGGTGGAATTGTCGTTTTATTGCTTGAGCCTCatgggtatatatataggagtacgTGATCATCTTGAAGTATAAAAAAAATAGAATAATATCCTACGCTATCTAGCTTTCCTAATAATCACGATTAGCATAAATCCGGCCACCCTCCCGCTCCCACTCCAACCATCTCCCTTCTTCTCTTCTCTCCCTTCGCCCCGAAGCTGCCTGCAGCTATGGCCGCCGccgctgctcgccggcagccacGTCTAGCCTATAAATCCTCCGTCTCGCCGTATCTAATCTCTACTCAGATCACAAACCGCTGCCGAAACAACTCATCCTCACGCGCACGCGCTTGGACTTCTTCTTTCTTCTAGCTTCTTGCTTGAACCAAGAGACCAAGAGCAGAGCAGAGCCAACCAGCCAGCCAGCAGGCAAGAACCTGTCCGCGCCCATGTCTGTGCAAGTGGCgtcgccggcgacggcggcggagaAGACTTTGGCGACGACGGCGTGGTCGTACCCGTACGTGGAGTACATGGCGCAGTGGGAGCGGCAGGTGGAGCGGCGGCAGCTGTTCCTCCGGAGCTACCACTTCTCCCGCGACGCCGAGATCTCGACCCGCGTGCGCGCGCGCCGGGTCGTCTTGGCCGGGGCGCGACGCctgcgccgcgccgccgccaagGGGCTCCGCCGCCTCCGCACGCGCCTACGCCTGTGCTTCGGCTGGGCCGCGCCAGTGCTCCGCCGACGCTCCACCTCACGCCGGGGCGGCGTCCACGGGTTCCGCTACGGCCGCCTCCCCCGGAAGACGCCGCCGGCCGCATCCGTCTGCTTCTGGTAGCCAGGTCGCCAGCGGTGGCGTGGAGAGCTAGGATATAATCGTAGAAAGACAGCCAACACGGCAGCATACTTGTTGAGACGCTGTGAACATCACTGATAGTTCAGCATTTTTGTTTCTTTGGCGCCGGAGCAGAGCCTGGAGTTACAGCTAGTTCAGTGTACAGGCTAGTGTGCCAAGGACAAGTGAGATTGCCTCAGTGGTGCTAATTGCATTTGCAGAAGCTGGGTTCCACTAACATGTAAAGATTTTTGTTTATTTGATTGGCTATTCAGTACAGAATTTGGACATCTGATCGCCGCGGAGTCCGGCATGCTATTCAAGACCGCGTGCACAATGCTTTCTCTGTCCACATGAGGAAGATACAACTCATCCAGTTTGTATGCTAGACAGACTTGCCGTATGTTTGGCTGTTTACACTGGTAGAAAAAGAGCCTGTTGTCTCGGTtttagaaccgggactaaagggtcggtactaatgccctgtccctttagtcccggttcaatccagaaccgggacagatgggcctccacgtggcctgtgcgcggagcccaggcaggagaccctttggtcccggttggtggcatcaACCGAAACCAATAGGCAttcacgcgtcagcatttctgtggctggggtttttgttttttttgaagggggggtttgggggttttggggggttaatttaggtgtttcatatattgtgttagctagctataattaatagagagaagtgtcatCTCTTATGttcgtgcttggtcgacgctacgtactatacatacgtatagagaggactagacacgctagctagctagtaagcaaacgaaggaaacagaagatcgtcatgaacatatatgcatacagagagaagtgatatcgaccacctctccttctccgagagattggtcgaacaacaagttctcatatgtctatccgacactaccggctacatatatacaataattatctcttacaaatataatcatacggactcagggtccacatagtattctccgtcttcagcgatcacgtggtcaagaaagaatgccgccaattcctcttgaattgctcgcatgcgagctggtgctaggagttcatcccgcttccgaaacatctaatttaaagaagggggtcaatacatatatatatatatgaatgaatgaaactcaacacaaatgatggtaataaaataaaattgtgaatattgttatttacgtacttcatattgttcgtcagtgtagccccgctcacaggtcatgtggcggatggactcgcaaacatagtatccacagaaatcattcccttattcctgccacaaccactttacaagaaatagaggtcaatcaaactgataagcaagaatgccaaatggtattgatgaaactagcgcttgaatcactagtagatgcgcggaacatgctactatagtacttactttcgggtgtctaaattgcagctccttcggcagtcccggagcttttctggcgAATTTTCttcaaaccctgccggacaaagaaaacaattacttgatatatcaggaaatgaacaaagttgctgatatggtggataatgatcgatttaacttacttctcgagtatttgagtcatgtcagcatagtcctggggatcttttcgtcttgagtctaagacggttactagtccctgctcaagcttaatctctaggagaatatagtgaaaactgcacacgcatgcataactcatcaattacattactataaccttgactaatatataagggaaaccgaatacgcacaagacagtaacactcacttgaagttgtaaggaaagagtattatatctttgttttcatttattaccaacgatcgtagcaagttggcctcggtagctgcggcatgaaatttaacctgagctgcatctatgagatatgtgttaatggacccaatatcaccgacttgtcttttcttcaatccggcgatcttcaatctgcataatataatgaggatgattataaatacatgcaatgaaagagctgagctatatagagagacttaatgacagaagtagtactacttacagacagtagcaggcgaccgttgttttatcgagggccaattgattgaaaaactgaaagaactcctcaaatggaacaggcaacagttcaattccaacgaggtcatgctcctttttaactttcacatacaaagtactcctccccccagagtctctgcagattttcaagtaccaatcatgcaatcttcgcatcatcgttgatagagatctttcatctttgacgagaggcttcccgtattcgtatctttgtatctgcacctccatgaaatcataatgtacatcgtcgggcaggtaatcgccaagattgctataaccgggcaccatcctcggatcattagcgacgttgtcgctaggcaccttgagcggggggcacgattgcttggcttgttcgccaagctgggcaatttgtttcccagctcgtcgttctttcagcctttgatcactgacagtacttcccgaccgctccgcttcggcaaattcctttccaataatgcactcatagtttccttttggcggagacttgggtggttttgtcagggcagccagagtgcgcttcgctttcaccggatctaccttctcctccggaggtggatgtttctttgctttcaccccttcaaagtagttcctcacttcttctcgtacgatctcggcgttctcctccggggtcctctcgtatgtcAACTTCtgtggagtcttcagagaaggaccaaatctgtatttcctcccgcctctggttgtactgctagacgccggccgagcagacggagcggttgtcttctttacttgcttacgaggcggaggagaaggactacgacgcgctgGAGCAcccggagcggcggcaggtctcttccgcccttgctgacaaggcggagaaggaggaggctggctgctcgggcgcgtcggcgcaggcggagaaggaggcggagtgccgccacgcgctggagaaggagccggtcgagtgccctgatcgtcactcaccggaggaggaggcggtggaggaggcggagtgccctgactcgccgaaggaggcggcggtggaggaggcggagtgccctgacttgtcgaaggaggaggaggaggcggaggcgtccagttcggaaggttgatgagctccttccgccataggcatggagtcttcagagtagaccccagcctagtctccccttcactgGTAGGGTGGTCAaactggaggtcctcaaatccctccgttatttcatccaccatcaccttagcatatccttctggaatcggccggcagtgaaaagttgcgccgggttcagtaggataaacagagccaacagccgccttgaccttcaaattcatccattgcgtcataaggtggcaattttgagattccgtgatagcatccacgggatagctggcaggagccgtcaaggcatgctccggctgaagcagctcggtggaagccacgctgcttctccgctgagatggcggggtagcttcgggggaagcttcggcagtacgtttgctgcgatttgcttctcgttcctctatctcttgtacccttgcttgcagcgcctacatttgggtctgctgcactttttttcctcctctcatgggatttgtaaccgcctgcgtccggaaacccaaccttccacggaatggagcctggcgtgcctcgtgtccgtccagggtgctcaggattcccgagggccattgtgagctcgtcgttctctctgtctggaaagaacgtcccttgccgcgctgcttcgatatagtgctgaagcttcctgactggtatgtccatttgatcgttcgtccaaatgcacttccctgttacagggtccaaggttccgccagccccgaagaaccaagtccggcaacggtctggccagttaattgtctctggttcgatccctttatcaaccagatcattctcagtcttggcccacttaggccgggcacgaggtagccacctgaccccgtgcgatggtgatgcttcttcttcgcagcattttgcttgtttgtcgccgacatcttcttactcttttccgatgtcttgtgagccacaaatgcgggccagtgatttgtgatcttctcatatctgcccttgaattctggtgtctcgtTATTTTTggcaaacttattcagctctttcttccacctcctgaatagttctgtcatactcttaagagcaaaagacttgattaattgctccttaactggcttctctggattatcctctggcggtagggtgaaatttgacttcagctcagtccaaagatcatttttctgcatatcattgacataagacacctcagggtcatctgtagccggcttaaaccattgttggatgctgaccgggatcttgtccctaaccaaaaccccgcactgagcaacaaatgcgctctttgtccggaggggttcaatcggttggccgtcgggcgcgattgctatgatctcaaacttttcatccgagcttaactttttcttcgggcctcgtctctttaccgaagttgtgctcgatccggagggctagaaaaaagaacaaagacttaattaatatgtgtacataccaaaacaatgaatgcatcagtTAGCTACTTAGTAGAAgattaactaatatatatacctggccggactcggttcggtcaccggagacgtcatcacggtctccttcttgcaccggcattgggtcactggagccgtcctcacggtctccttcttgcactggcattaggtcaccggagccatcataatcatagccagctgcttccagaccatcggtgtcgttgagaaacaacgaggagacggcatcacttcctcgtgcgattatgtcccccaacaactcttcttgtacttcgtctcgggcagtgtccatagtttctacaaatattgacaacatggcaattattattcaaacatgacagatggatatattagtggcaaacgtagaactaatattaattagtggccctcgacgctgcttctctagggtttggggtggcctcgacgctgcttctgtagggtttggggtggcctcgacgctgcttctctagggtttgaggtggcctcgacaacgcttcaaggataaaaaaaagaggaagaagaagaaaaaaaagagaagaagaattTCGGAAACGAGGGTCATCGAGGGTCAGGGTCGCCGaacggtagaggaaaccctaaatagcaagtatcgtgggtgtgagatacatgtggccgtcggtgtcggacactacatccaagtcccacaagtgacgtgggcgtcgaagcccgcgccacttgtgggacgtggatgtagtgtctgacaccgacggtacatgtatctcacaccgacgatacttcctatttagggtttctcctctaccgctcggcgaccctcgacgcccctcgttcccgataaaataaagaggaagaagaagaaaaaaaagaggagaagaaagaatagaggagaagaactcctctattctttcttctcctctttttttcttcttcctcttctttttttatcctcttcttcctctcatgttcgagaggatcgccgaggggtcgggaggttgcctagtgtcaaaggtttcaacaaaaccatgtcttcatcattaggcgaaagtaacaggtgcatgatggtacgaagctctccaaagttattttggaacagagtcccacataggataattcgctttttggtacaaagttcagcaagaaccttccaaatatcgttatttggaaggcctttgctgaaattcatacaaaaaggcaaattatcctatccgagacaccattccaaaataactttggaggacttcgtcatgccctggttacttccggctaatgatgaagccatggatttcttcaatactttgacactaggaaacctctctcgacccctcggcaaTCCTCGAcacctcgaaccctcgacgaccctggaaccctcgaccctcgatccctcgaccctatagaaccctcgaaccctcgacccttaaaccctcgacccttgaccccttaagaagaggaagaagaagaaaaaaagaggagaagaagaaagaatagaggagaagaagttttcttctcctctattccttcttcttctcctcttttttttctcctcttcttctcgACCCTCGCCCCCTCGAATACTTGGCGACCCTCAACCCTCTACCCTagctagttcccgaccctcgcccCCTCGATCCCTCGAACACTCGGcaaccctcgaccctctaccctagttagttcccgaccctcgcccCCACGAACCCTCGAACATTCGGTGACCCTCGAACCCTCGGCGACCCCCTCCCCCCATCAAGTcaaagttatcggggagggggtatatcgacccccctcatgtcgaagttatctggtagggggtatatcgacaacgacatacccgatacatacatacatacatagccacatgcatccatacatatatgaacaaaattaatatctactaattaacaacctaaataaaaaaactaatacatatctgcatgcacacacatacacatataTACACATATACACTACACACATGCATACATATCTCAAAAAACTAACAGAGGCGGGCGATGGAGGCGGGGTGCGGCGGcaaaccggcggcggcgctgcaagcgGAGCGCGGCCAGGCGGCGGCGTCGAGGCAGAGCacggcgggcggcggcagcgaaccggcggcggcgcggcaagcggAGCACGGTCAGGCGGCGTCGTCGGGGCAGAGCacggcgggcggcggcgtcggggcgcGACAAGAGAgcacggcgggcggcggcggcggcagggggggaggaggagaggaggggaacGGCACGGCGGCTCACAGTGGGAGCGGGCCGGGAAGGCGTCGGGGtagggctcggcggcggcggcgaggacgACGAAGTGgagcagcctgacggcgtcgggGTAGGGCTCGGTGGTggcggaggcgacgacgaggggcagggctcggcggcggcgatgacgcaagaggggcagcctggcggcgtcgacGATGAGGAATGGGAGCAGTTGGTGGAAATTTCccaagtgttgtatatatagcgAGAGCATTGGTCCccgttcgtggcacgaaccggggcgaatgcctacctatggtcccggttcgtgccaccaaccgggaccaaagaccaattttcagcagcccaaagggcgggaagcggcggcctttggtcccggttggtggcaccaaccgggactacagaggggcattggtcacggttcgtggcaccaaccgtgaccaatgccccctttagtcccggttggtaccaccaaccgggaccaaaggccttgtgctgccccgcgcccaaatgtttagtcccacctcgctagttgagagggagccgcgcctgtttataaggtgcggtgcgccttccctctcgagctcctctctaaagcacgCTTTCGGGTCTAACCGTGCAatgtgtgcctgtgggcctactgggcctcccgcgggcctgaatcctggcccatggtagggtttctagtcgtattcaggccgtgggtgcccagtaggtggcactttttttgtttttttgtttctacttacaacaaaatacttattgttgctatatttaatttttttccagttttttttgttttctgcattatttattttcttttttttgctttattttttaattctttttgcttttagttttagaaaaattataaactttctgttagtgccattagttttcaaatttgaaggcatttttttgttttctttgttgctttatttattttattttgtttttacttacaacaaaatacttattgttgctatttttattttttttccagtttttttgttttgttttctgtattatttattttcttttgttttttgctttattttttaattctttttacttttaggtcagcaaaattataaactttctgttgctttatttattttattttgtttctacttacaacaaaatacttattgttgctattttttccagttttttgttttgttttctgcattatttattttcttttgttttttgctttattttttattctttttgcatttagttttagaaaaattataaactttctgtcaGTGCCATTAgttctcaaatttgaaaacacttttttagttttttgttttaatttttaattctgtttgcttttaggttagcaaaattataaactttctgttagtgccattagttttagaaaaattataaactttctgttagtgccattagttttcaaatttgaatagttaaaatttgaattctttgaaaattgtttgaatcacaagtttgtgattaacttagtaaaaaaatgagaatagatgcgcttatagagaaaattcaacctaaattcctagtaaattctatgaatttcagagaaattcactatgaatttaggttaaacttttctctattagggcatctattttcactttgagaggagctcaacaaggcagagagggaagggcttataaaccggtgtgagcccccttcggttggcgaggtgggactaaactctgcccgcaacgaggaccaactctttagtcccggtttgtggcacaaaccgggactaatggtcatgggccaggggcaaggagcaaaattataaactttctgttagtgccattagttttagaaagttgaaagttgaaagttggcatgggccagggactaatggtcatggtattacgagggccgaaccataagacatgaaagcatttcaaatgaactctgaaaaagttgaaagttggcatggtatcataatttcacccacatagcatgtgcctgtacaaaacggacaatggtagcatgttcgtgtgttacaaagttggcatggtatcatcataatagttgcgggagaaagtcttcactttttcttcgcttgtgtcatttgcttattgcgccgtaaccatggataatcttcattgtttatcaggatgcttgggtcagccttgacattgaagggaggaatttcatgaaacttttcataatcttcagacatgtctgtcttgccgtccactcccaggatgtccttttttcctgaaagaactatgtggcgctttggctcatcgtatgatgtattcgcttccttatcttttctttttctcggtttggtagacatgtccttcacatagataacctgtgccacatcattgactaggacgaacggttcgtcagtgtacccaagatttttcagatccactgttgtcattccgtactgtgggtctacctgtaccccgccgcctaacagtttgacccatttgcacttaaacaaagggaccttaaaatcaggtccgtagtcaagttcccatatgtccactatgtaaccataatatgtgtcctttccgctctcggttgctgcatcaaagcgaacaccgctattttggttggtgctcttttgatcttgggcgatcgtgtaaaatgtattcccatttatctcgtatcctttgtaagtcaatacagtcaaagatggtcccctggacaacaagtacaactcatcacaaacagtgttgtcacctctgagacgtgtttccaaccaactgctgaaagtcctgatgtgttcacatgtaatccagtcgtcgcactgctctgggtgtttggagcgcagactgttcttgtgttcatcgacatacggggtcaccaaggtagagttctgtagaactatgtagtgtacttgagac encodes:
- the LOC125554313 gene encoding uncharacterized protein LOC125554313 is translated as MSVQVASPATAAEKTLATTAWSYPYVEYMAQWERQVERRQLFLRSYHFSRDAEISTRVRARRVVLAGARRLRRAAAKGLRRLRTRLRLCFGWAAPVLRRRSTSRRGGVHGFRYGRLPRKTPPAASVCFW